Genomic segment of Bdellovibrio bacteriovorus:
GTCCAAGTTTGTAACGAATCGAAGAAAGAGGACGGCTTTCTTCGTACTTTTCCAAAAGCTTTCCGTAAGCTTCGGTGGCTTTGGCTTCGTCGCCTTTATTGAGGTAAAGGTCGCCAATATTTTCTAAGGCTTTCGCATGCACGACAGTCGAAACCTTGCCAGAATCTTTTTGCAATTGATCCACCACTTCCAAAGCTTGCAATGCTTCGGTAGGGCGGTTTTGTTTCTGCTGAAGTTCTGCCAATTTCAAATACGGTTCAGCCACTAGTTCCGGTTGGCCTTTCCATGTGCGAAGAAGTTCGCCTAAGTAGCGAATCGCTGATTCATTGTCACCGCGCTTTTCAAGAAGACGAACGGCAATGTTCACTCTTTCAATTTGCGCTGCTTCGGAAAGTTTCTCCGGAGTTTTGATGTTTTTTAGGTACTCATAGCCAAGATTCGATTTTCCTTCTTGAGTGAACACGGCCGCCAAACGAAGGTTCAATTCGTCTTCTGTTGGAATTTCTTCTTTTACTTGAACTTCTTTAGCTTCCGGAGTTCCACGAATGGCATACACACGGTTTAAAACATCTTTATAATATTTTTCGGCTTCAACCGGAGCTCCGCCCATTTCAAATGCCCGACCCACATTGTAACGAGTGTCCAGACGCTTAGAGTTTTTCAACCATGTGTCGGCATATTGACTGTGAGTTTTCAAAGCCTCGATGAAGTTCCCACGGTTCACTTCGGATTCAAGCTTCGCGTTGATATTCGAAATAATTCTGTTCGTGATCAAAGGAACATCCACAGAAGTCGGATGCTCTTTGTAATACTTAGAAAGAAGATCAATAGACTTTTGGAATTCGTTACGTTGCGTGTAACCATCCGCCACCATCACAGTTGCGAACTGTTCCATGTTAGGCAAATCCACCTTTTTCGCCAGTGACATGATCTCACCAACGGCATTGTTCACTTCTTTCGGTTTCATACCTTTCATGCGACCGCTCAGTAAACGCAAACGAGAAATCACGGCACTTGGGCTTTCACCATAGCGGAAATAAGTTTCTAGATAAGCACCCATCACGCGGGATTTATCGGCACCAAAGATATCCAACAATTCTCCCATACGAGTCATCGCGTAAGGGGCATTGGCATTACTTGGGAATTTTTTAATAAATTCAAGGTAAGTATCCAAGCTTTGATTGTACTTATTCATCCAGAACAAAGATTCAGCCTGGTTGTAGTATGCATTCGGATAAGAGTTTTGACCTTCTGGGTATTTCTTAAGCGCACGCTGATATTCTTCAACAGCTTTAGAGTAATTTTTACCGCGCACCCACACATCACCACGACGGAAAGCGGCTTCCACTTTCAGATCCCGATTCGTAGAGTTTTTCTCTATATCATCAAACTGAGCGACGGCTTCATTGTAGCGATTGAGCTTCATATAAGCCAAGGCAGTGCCCAAGCGAGCTAAGTCTTTCGACAATGCATTTTTATCCGGAAAGTTTTTATTACCAATATGCTCATTGAAAAGACGAAGCGCTCCAAGGAAGTCGCCTCTTTCCAAAGCCAAATAGCCAATTTTCAAAGACGTTCTTTCGGCCAACGGAGAACGCGGATACTTTTCAATCGCTTCCTTATAACGTTGGACAGCTTCATCGTAATTTTGACTGTTGCCAGAGTCCTGCCATAAAGCCAGGTGTACATCGGCCGTCATATAATCAATGATTTCGTTGTACTCAGATTT
This window contains:
- a CDS encoding tetratricopeptide repeat protein — its product is MNTLRFFVAAGCLILSLASAQAQTVSGLINYQGDTVHLELSGQQNWDYDVKRLEVKNQTIVEMTVPAMDDATIKALSSFKSDFVTGVAVDRKGPDGKHVISFTLSGDDIDTFDYLTDQPSRLIMDFYVNPNSKPKKEIKAVAKKSETAPAEESAKPAKSVAKAKTDKKRKPATADVLNIANQGTAVAMNSDPVKSGIFDGGDPNYERFSIKDYEIKEEALIRAKDNYYIPFPMLETPVSYWERMKVTPTIYEISAKSTDENKQARLLLTLFEKQRYAVYLKTQNWFKDKYPKSEYNEIIDYMTADVHLALWQDSGNSQNYDEAVQRYKEAIEKYPRSPLAERTSLKIGYLALERGDFLGALRLFNEHIGNKNFPDKNALSKDLARLGTALAYMKLNRYNEAVAQFDDIEKNSTNRDLKVEAAFRRGDVWVRGKNYSKAVEEYQRALKKYPEGQNSYPNAYYNQAESLFWMNKYNQSLDTYLEFIKKFPSNANAPYAMTRMGELLDIFGADKSRVMGAYLETYFRYGESPSAVISRLRLLSGRMKGMKPKEVNNAVGEIMSLAKKVDLPNMEQFATVMVADGYTQRNEFQKSIDLLSKYYKEHPTSVDVPLITNRIISNINAKLESEVNRGNFIEALKTHSQYADTWLKNSKRLDTRYNVGRAFEMGGAPVEAEKYYKDVLNRVYAIRGTPEAKEVQVKEEIPTEDELNLRLAAVFTQEGKSNLGYEYLKNIKTPEKLSEAAQIERVNIAVRLLEKRGDNESAIRYLGELLRTWKGQPELVAEPYLKLAELQQKQNRPTEALQALEVVDQLQKDSGKVSTVVHAKALENIGDLYLNKGDEAKATEAYGKLLEKYEESRPLSSIRYKLGQIYFKRGEVQKAAEVWNEFKGEKSGFWKNLAQEQLKNSEWRDGYKKYIQRIPAMSENEQGQ